In the genome of Ziziphus jujuba cultivar Dongzao chromosome 10, ASM3175591v1, the window ATGCCGTTGAGAGCAACGTTGTCTCTGCTGAAGTAAGCATACATGGCATGGTACACATAGGAGACTGTGTATTCCACGCTGATAGAGAAACAATAAGTGTGTTATCAGAATATACACAAGAAAAATGTTGAAACATATATGCAAAATAAAAGACAGACAATGCTTTTATTCCCAACTCTATTCGGGCAAAATAGATTGTTTCCTCTCACGGTTCATCGATCAGTCTAACAATTAAAACTGAATGAAGAATTAACAGAGTTTCGACAGCCTTCTAAAAGTCACAGAGTTACAATTTACAAGAACTTCAATCCTTTAGAAATGGGGGTTCAAACTTGAAAAACCATCACAACGTTACACTAATTATGGATTAAAGAAACGAAAATCAAACAGTATAATCACAGAAACAAAGTATCAAACACAAATAGGCATATGAAGATTGAAACCCAgaagaaagaatgaaagaaagcaGTCTGGCCTGCATTAGTCTGTCGGGGACTGAAATGCAGGAAATACAAAGATTTTAGAGATTGTGAAACTCACTTGATTTGGTCATTGATGGCTTTCTCGCACTGGTCTGTGTACTTCTGGCGAGCAAGAGAATCATGGGGATAAGTTGGGACAAGAAGGAGCTCCTTCTTGACTTCTTCGAAGGGCTCGAACACTACGTCCACAATTGATCGACTATGAGCGTTGGTAGAGGCGAAACTCATCGAACCACCATGAACAGCCGCATTGTTTCTCTTCGAAACTCGCACAGAGGATGGACCAGAACCACCCGAGTTCTTGAGAGCGCTGATAATGGAAGGTGAGAAACAGAGGCCGAAGCTGGTTGTCTGTGAGGTTatagaacaagaagaagaaggagaagatgtGATCAGAGGCATTGTGGAGAGAGTTGGAGAAAGAGAATGGAAATGGAGGCTTTTCAGGACAGTAACAATGGCGTAATTGGAGGAAGGTTGAAGAATGGCATATAAGCTTATCAAATCTGCCAAGTGGAAGAAGAGATTTCTAGCCGTCGATGATGGGACGCGTGGGCGATTTGGATTGATTTCAGTCGGAGGAGCGTGTGGGAAGCTCATGGTCCCCGTGACTAGCTCAGGGTTTACCATGCTACGGGGTTCCAGGTTGTTatgaaaattaatcaaatagatatttgatcaaataaataaataaataaacaaaaaaaaaggtaactACTTCTTAAAATCTGATTAGATTGgattgaaaattgattttttaagtcttaaattgatttgatttgttagcataattttttatggagatttttaatgtatataatttttttttaaaaaatattatttgttactatatatgaaataagtttttttttttactatattgaaaattataatttttttttatgaatattgaaaaattataaatgatataaatattttcttatatctTTCCAAATTTCCCAGATACGTATAAAATGTCTAtgagatattttttaaatttatcctATATTTTAAGGTGTATTATActttttgatttaaaaagaaaaagacattttctgtttttttttttttttttcaaatcttatatttcaaatatagcCATCAACCCTACCCCATTTCTAGTGTTTCTCAACATTAATTACATagactcttttttttatttaaaagaaatatttatagaatttttaattaaaaattagcaATATTTATAGATTTACTATTAAAGGAATATGGGTTAAATGCACTTTACTGGATTTTAGTTTgggcaaattttattttggagtttctacattttttttttcatttgataccttttaaatttcaaaaaattgtaTATTGGTGGCAAACCATTAAATGCTAAAGGAACCATTCATTCATCTTTTAACTctaaaacctttttttaaaatttatttttattttagttttaactgttttattaatttatttttatttattaaatcactATTTAatggacaaataaatataaaaaagtagaaTTTAGGGTGAAAACCGGATAAATCGTTAAGGTTCCATTATATTTAAGGGTTTCTTATCAATGtgcaactttttaaaatttaaagaatataacATGTAGAAAAAGATTGGGAGATCTCAAAATAAACTtcatctgtcaggacccgtccaaagttccccaccggaaccctagacaagccctgatcccagggaaaccctaccggacccttctgtggaagatccggcagaacctcccctaagggatgaacttaccacaaaatttcctgcactgaaaacacacttctataattgttcccttattcctcccacagtacgacgaactggttccacaaatttcagcactccaaaataaaaatacagtaatccagtgcaatacaaatacataagtgtcccatacagtatacagagctttatgaagtactacaaaatacagaatacagtaaaagtgaaagaaatagtacaactgcagtaaaagaagaacaaggtactgcacgaacaaatacagcgaggaagatcgagtccgctccgagtgaacaccgactacctggtacctagaggaacgaaatttaagagtgtgagatgctaatcatctcagtgagcgaccctactactctacactatcataccacggtaataggtatataaataataattatttggaaataataatgtctctcaaaacccttacaattctctcagttggaaaggttccccttttaaaacattttcacaaaaccctttattcatatttcccgaaaaccaagacatcaattaaataccagaacagtaatattatatttttaattccaatacaatttccaaacattttatttttaaaacacagttctgaaaatcatttgatgcacccactatataccagtggcgccaacagtacccagcgtcccaaggtaccgccagacaggaggttatagaaagaaaccggcatacggtcgcgtggcgtcccactgcgccgctgctaacctggtgtcccggccaaaggggggtggccgccctctccgatggcatccacaggacaccctcataatatcaaccgcgcgctactcacacccacctgcgcgctaatcacatcacctgcgcgctaatcacacccacctgcgcgctaatcacaaccgtgtgcacactaaccatatcacatataccatatcacataatcagaacaccagtacgtgcacggtgcatctaaaattcataaaatccacaatttaaattataaaacaaatttcacatttttcataaacatagcgggcataatccatccgcttgaaccgggaaattctccacaatttccttataattaataccataaattccatgattttcaaatccaccaactcccaaatccatcaattcaaatatccacattttttccaagcataaataatttctcgaaatatcataatcaaatcccataatattttatgggcatatttcataaaaattgaaatcaccaacataaccaaatattttccttgaaatatttgaaaatcaaatcgtgcccaatttaccattaaaaccacaccaatttcaaaatcctcaaaaccataaaataattccacacggcataaatttgtagaattcgcattttcttaaatccaataaattcataaataattctacaataaatccaataaatatttggcacatagaaattaaattccaaatatttaattcacacataatatattcatcaattaaattccccaaaattaatttgaaggtgggtcactcaccttgtgcacgtatctcaatcaagatcctccgcaggatcgactccgctacttgcacgtgcacctaaaacacccacagtaccaaaaccacaaatattaatattttattcgggtaatccccaaatgggtacccgaggagcgaacaccaaacgataactaaaatttacgaattatataccgaatcgaagctcgagtgatgctaatcacagatccggtcttaatttccgatgatcgtacccgacggggtcggaattttatcgggaagcttttcgggtttcggctccgcaattctcccaaaccgtcgcgaattggtggaaacggaagtcggatttgggttcaggaggtcgaacactgcggactggagctggccggaattttcggggtactcgccggaacagtgattttcggcggccgccacgtcaccggcaaccgtcgccggaacagtaatttccgacggtggccgtttgctgtgaaattttgcagatttgtagatcgtgaggagagcaatccaacgggaccgacggtgagcaaaacggaggtcggacggcggagaaatcaccgtttgaagattttcgacccctcgccggaaaacgctccgatcccggcgcgtcggtggtccgatggccgtgatttttggtgggtaggccggacttgaggagaggatgctgggtgtatggcgcgtgtactgtatatcggccagaatagtgccgattcgcggtggccggcggtggaggggaaaaatcgccgccaaacttcggacgtccgatccgggcgcgtccggcggccgttcgccgtgaaatttggaggttttgccggaaatgaggtgggcaagctttctgtccggcgcgtgtacagtaactcggccggaacagtgacaaaatccggtggccggcggtggctctttctctctcctctctctctttctctctcttctctctctttctctctcttccccgagtgttttaacaaataaaacccctgcatgacactgttcatgccacgtggaccaatcaaaaactgacacgtggcgtttcactgttcaccgacccaaaaaaaatattaaaataatacggtatccggtaaacttcaaacgtccataactttttaaccggatgtccgttttgagcgtgccgctagtctgtgaactcgtatcgacgagtactttacaaccatacaagagtcaactcacaattacatcacaagaaaaagtcaactcccggcaccttttagacagtttacacttcaacttgttttgcccataactttcaaaccgtagctccgttttcgacgtgctactagtctacgaactcagggcgtcatgcacttcgccacggtaccctggtcaactcgaaattcccaccgagtcaaaaagtcaacttttgaccccttcggtcaacggtcaacggtcaacctcggtcaacgtgcacggattccggtgcgattcgggacggggtgttacagccttccccccttacaaaaatttcgtcctcgaaatttccgcacgtcactggaacagatacgggtactgctcacgcatctgtgcttcgggttcccacgttgcttcctcgaccaagtggttccgccataagaccttaactagaggaatagtcttgttgcgtagcgtgcgttcctcgcgatccaaaatctgtactggctgctccacatacgaaagatcttcccttatctctatatccggactctcgagtacgtgcgaagggtctgcaatatacttccgtagcatcgacacatgaaacacgttgtgtactcgagctagctcttccggtaacgccaacctatacgccaccgggccaatcctctccgtaacctcgtaaggcccaatataacgaggacccaacttacctcgtcgtccaaaacgtactactcctttccatggagatagttttaggaatacccaatctcctacctcgaattccaaatcctttctacgcacatcggcgtaactcttctgtctatcttgggcaaccttcaatcgatccctaatgatcttcaccttgtccaaggtcatccttaaatactcagatccgaccgcattagttgttgcaaggagcctctcttctcctacctcactccaacacaaaggtgtctgacactgcctcccatataaagcttcatacggggacattccagtactcgcttgataactgttgttgtagacaaactctatcagtggcagttgttcatcccagctaccgctaaattgcataatgcaagaccttagcatgtcttctaatgtctggattgtgcgctctgcttgtccatcagattgtgggtgaaaagcggtgctgtagttaagtcttgctcctagtgcatcagccaacttccgccatagtcgtgaagtaaagcgtggatctcgatcggagacgatggctaacggtactccatgaagacttacaatgcgttgcacgaacaactgggctaacttctcgggcgaaaaacgttctcgtaccggtaggaagtgtgccgacttggtgagacgatcaatgattacccaaatgccgtcgtaccttctaggtgtggaaggaagcttgaatacgaagtccatgttgagttcttcccacttccacacgggaatcggtaaaggttggagtagtcccgaaggcttctgtctttctgctttcacttgttgacaaatcaaacattttgatacaaagtctgccacttctctcttcataccaatccaccaataatacttaacaagcgtccgatacatcttggtactcccaggatgcatcgcatacatcgagctatgcgcctcctccaaaatctccttcttgagtcctgggatatccggaacgcaaagtcgtcctttatacacgagggctccatccctccttatggaaaattccggatcaagaccttcttgtaccttgcccttaattgtcctcaacttaggatcttccatttgggtctctactatacgatccaccaacaccggtcgtacctggaagctagccatgagaactcctgaaggatgcatatgcattaacacccccatcttcttcaactccaccatgagaggtagttggatgacttggatgtgagcaagggatccagtagccttcctactcaaagcatctgccactacattcgcctaatagtgactttaacatgcccactaattaaggatagtcaaattggtccacgagaacacgatctgcaagtcttggtcatagtcgaacgctaaccataaagtgcttctgaagcatgcatccttaaaccaacaaccaactctcgtaactcgatcagcaattcaaaaggtaagattagaacttaagtctaatttcctcaaatactggtatcaccaagttaaggttgagattaattcacttgtccttgattaccctcctagtacttacaattataaaacccttgctcctcattgatttaccaatagtcttaacctcgacaaacatcaatctttcttttaactaaattcatcaaggtcatgaataaaattctcaacatccaaataccattcttgaaaaccctaagttttccccatttcaaatagattccatgaatccacacctcaagcaataagaaatttaaatcttaattctagcatcaccaccaatactatgaacaaatcactagatccttaacccacacttcttaaattctaactccgtcccaaaaatcatactccttatcattgtaaattatcaccaacaatatcaaccaccttgaatcgatgaagcaccatcaatacgaaccttaaatctccaaggaaataaaatatcaagatcttagcttctagaatgaaaaataaccatgcttaaacatccaaccatgcctaaggaatcatcctcatctcattaacctcatcaaccaccaagtagaactttagtcgctatccggagcttgcttgattctctaaacgctgtcgtaccttctctttgtgaatgatag includes:
- the LOC107411544 gene encoding ferritin-4, chloroplastic; the protein is MVNPELVTGTMSFPHAPPTEINPNRPRVPSSTARNLFFHLADLISLYAILQPSSNYAIVTVLKSLHFHSLSPTLSTMPLITSSPSSSCSITSQTTSFGLCFSPSIISALKNSGGSGPSSVRVSKRNNAAVHGGSMSFASTNAHSRSIVDVVFEPFEEVKKELLLVPTYPHDSLARQKYTDQCEKAINDQINVEYTVSYVYHAMYAYFSRDNVALNGIAKFFKDSSDEERQHAEKLMEYQNKRGGKVKLKSMLLPWSEFDNEEKGDALHAMELALALEKLNNEKLLNLHTLAEENKDAHMADFIESEFLTEQVESIKKISEYVAQLRRVGKGHGVWHFDKVLLDAGVA